A portion of the Brachionichthys hirsutus isolate HB-005 chromosome 6, CSIRO-AGI_Bhir_v1, whole genome shotgun sequence genome contains these proteins:
- the hnrnpaba gene encoding heterogeneous nuclear ribonucleoprotein A/Ba — protein sequence MSEIEQQYTETSENGHEVDDDYNGAGHAEEGIDDIAANECGEEEEEEEEDEEGGPGDDEDSQNDGTEGGQIDASKGEEDAGKMFVGGLSWDTSKKDLKDYFSKFGEVTDCTIKMDQQTGRSRGFGFILFKDAVSVDKVLVQKEHKLDGRVIDPKKAMAMKKDPVKKIFVGGLNPDTAKEVIQEYFGTYGEIETIELPQDPKTEKRRGFVFITYKDEAPVKKVMEKKYHTVGGSKCEIKIAQPKEVYQQQQHGARGYGGRGRGRGGQGQNWNQGYNNNNNYWNQGYNQNYGGYGQGYGYGNYGGSYDYSAGYYGYGGGYDYNQGNTSYGKTPRRGGHQNSYKPY from the exons atgtctgaaatAGAGCAACAGTATACGGAAACGTCAGAAAATGGCCACGAAGTCGACGACGACTATAACGGAGCCGGCCACGCTGAAGAGGGAATCGACGACATCGCTGCGAACGAAtgcggagaggaagaggaggaggaggaggaggacgaggaaggcGGCCCCGGCGACGACGAGGACTCGCAAAACGACGGCACGGAGGGCGGACAGATCGACGCCAGCAAAGGCGAGGAGGATGCGGG GAAAATGTTTGTCGGCGGTCTGAGCTGGGACACGAGCAAGAAGGATCTTAAGGATTACTTCTCGAAGTTCGGCGAGGTGACGGACTGCACCATAAAGATGGACCAGCAGACCGGCCGGTCAAGGGGCTTCGGGTTCATTCTCTTTAAAGATGCGGTCAGCGTAGACAAG GTTCTTGTGCAGAAGGAGCATAAACTGGATGGCAGAGTCATCGATCCCAAGAAGGCAATGGCCATGAAGAAGGATCCGGTGAAGAAGATCTTTGTGGGGGGCCTTAACCCTGACACAGCGAAGGAGGTCATTCAGGAGTACTTTGGGACCTATGGAGAG ATCGAGACCATTGAGCTTCCACAAGATCCAAAGacggagaagaggaggggatTCGTATTCATCACGTATAAAGACGAGGCTCCTGTGAAGAAGGTTATGGAGAAGAAGTACCACACCGTCGGTGGAAGCAAG tgtgaaataaaaatcGCCCAGCCCAAAGAGGTCtaccagcaacagcagcacGGGGCCCGTGGGTATGGAGGCCGTGGAAGGGGCCGTGGAG GCCAGGGCCAGAACTGGAACCAAggttacaacaacaacaacaactactgGAACCAAGGATACAACCAGAACTATGGCGGCTATGGACAAGGATACGGATACGGCAACTACGGCGGCAGCTATGACTATTCTGCTGGTTATTACGGATATGGGGGTGGCTATGATTACA ACCAGGGCAATACAAGCTATGGGAAAACTCCAAGACGTGGAGGCCACCAGAATAGCTACAAGCCATACTGA